TTTTCATCATTAACCCTAACTCCACTTTCACTGCATCTTCCATCTCTCTTCTCCTACCGATAATTGATAGTAACCCGTGTGTCGACGTCTTGCACTTTAAATTTTGAACATCATCATTTTTTATGCAAGTCTTCTTAGCTGAAACGATGTCGTTCTCCTCTGATGATGATTGCTTCGACGACGAtgacgaagaagaagaagtagacGATGAGAGCGATAATTCCGTTAAACCGTCGCTTGATTTTGATTCATGAAGAAGACCGTTGTCACTGTCAGCATCGCTTCCGTTTTTTGTGATGGTTATATTCATCATCGTCTCACACGTGCACTTCAATCTTCTTATTTCCATTCTTCTCCGGCGAGCATTCCTGGCTCTGATGACTGTAAATCTGCCAAATTTACCTTGATCTAACGGCATATTTCGAGGATCTTTCGTGATGGAGACTGAAGATTCAGTATCCGTTCCTCTTTTTTTCTGcattaaatgaaattgaaatgaaaagcAAGAACCGAAAAATGCGAAGTTGACgattttttgggtaaaaataacaCGAGTTTAACACTTGATATATATAGGGGCAGAGTGAAAACGCATTTGAATTAGGGCAGTTGGTTTTCAGCGAATGAGATCACGTGTTGAGGACGCATGGGCTTTTATGTGCCACCGACTATGATTATCCAAGAGGAGACGTGGACGGCACTTGATTAGGTTAAGAAACACGTGGAGCTTGGATAGAGCGTCGAGTGAATCGAGGTGGGGTAAGGGAAACGATGATCTATTCAAATCATATTACGTGGAGAGTTGTGCTTGTTTAGCgcttttttttaatagaaacggTGTTTTCTTTGACAAGGAAGATCAGACTTAGACCTGAGAAAATAGGCTAAAAGGACACGTGTCTGATACTACTGGGTGGCGTGTAAGATTAGGACCTCTTACATGGCCATATTTCGTGTCCTAAAACTTCAGCTCCGTCACATCAATGGTTCACAAGAATCACAGcatatttatgtaatattttttaatttgttttatttgaattagtgaaatattaaacaaaacaaatatcaGTAGATTTTTTTATCGGATTACCTCGGATAAAGTTTTGGCCATGGAATCTGATTGGTCAACCCAACAGAATAAAGCATGTTTTCTGTAGGGAGACTATAACTCGAAATAAAAATCTTCtggatatataattaaaaggtCTTTGAGTATGCCCGTAAACTTCTTCTGCCCACCGTTCTACAACTGCAAGAAAGCATGAACCGTCAAAGGGGCACATTTTTTTTGGGgtgttgaattaatttatatattttaaaatattaaattaaatttttataaggttaaaagtataattttattattattaatttaaaattttataaattatgaaaagttttGTATTGTGTATTGTATACAGTAGGCATGTGAATCttttatggtttaaattttagggtaaatcaTATAGTTAGtcacaattttattaaattttattttagccataaaacaaaaaattgtaaattagaCACAGCTgttaacaaattttcattttggtcagtCACGGCTAATTCAATGTTATTATACACTCATGTTAGTcactcaaatttaataaattttcattttgatcactcatttaatatttttaaaattaattttatttttccttttctaaaattaattttatttctcaataaaaaggaaaaacttaaGGTTTTAtatggaattatctagatttttATGAGCAATCTTGGATCTTTaccaagaaaatcattttatatttttaatttcctttttttcctttttagaattaattttaaatttttctatcaaaaaGGAAAACCCTAAGGTTTTAGAGAAAATTACTTCAgcttttacataaataattattctatattttcatttaatttgatttttataattatttttaggttttaaggaaaaaaacttaGTTTTACTTTTTACACAGAATTGAATTACAGGAAATAATTGGGTATTTTTTCCAcaactaaataattcaatttcctATAAACActcctttattaatttaatttgtaaaatgataataaattatcaaaatgaaaatttattaaattaaatttttggatatttttaatcaaattgaccGAATCAATTGATTACACACCCTTATTTAGAAATACAAATCAGACATAAATACTTATAATTTACATGAGTTTAACTCAAAAtacttaaaatcaatttaataattatctaattgAACTCAAGTTGTTGATCAAGCTGCATTCCAACTATGTAAAACCCAGCTCGAACGAATCACTAATCTTATAGAGCTTTTATATTATTGGATCACAGTAATGCCCTTACTATAATATTAAACCTAAGCCCACCCAAACCCTATCTCACCGTGCCTCTCCCCATTCCCAACCCAGCCCATACACCAAAATTCCTAGCCGCTTAACTGCCACTCATAGCCAGATCCCGTCCCGTATGCACAACCCCGATATTCGAAAAGAATTCAAACTCCCTCGACCCAtttcattttggtacttgaatCACTGTGAATGATAGCTAGACCTAGACGGTGACCTTTGGCGGTGGTCGAAATTTTCACTGGAGTCAAAATCTGGAAAGCTTTTATCTTCCCGGCAGAGAAAGCAAAGAGAATTTGGGAAGCTCATTTGGACTCCATCAGCATCGGCTGCTTACTCACTCTAATTTTGCCCCAAGTCTCCAAATTTGATGTGCTGGTAACCCTACATTTCTAtgtgtttttttctatttaatgataaaatatgtcatttttattgttttcattgCGTGTTTTCCTGCCATGATATCACTTTATATTGAGTATGatgattatgtttttattatatcatgACATTGATCTGGTGGAAGTATCTATGCTACTTATGATTTCAAACTATTTGGACTTGGTTATTGAAAAAGTcgtattattgttattattttgtgtaAAACAATACTTTATTTCAATCGAGCTGAGTATGAAAATTGGTAAACGAGCTTGAGCTCGATTGTATCTCGAGCTGAGTATTGAACTCCGAATTCGAGTCGAGCTCAAGCTTGCCAGTATTCGGACTCGGCTCAATTTCACCCCTACACTTACGCTTACCCTTGCTACTGCAATTATTAACTGAGATAAACAATCCCTAGACTGGTTGAATCGGCTAAGCCAACCGGAAGCCGAGATGTCCTCAACTCTACTAGAGGTGACTCGGGCTGCTCACGAAGATGTGGAACGGCTTGAGCGGCTCATAGTGAAGGACTTGCAAAATGATCCACCTACCACGAAAGACGGATTGTATCAAAGCCACCGCGTCCGCAATAATATCGACACCATCATCTCCACCACGGAGAAGCTAGTAATTCTTCCCTATCCCATGCGAAATTGAGATATGGTTaaagattttgttttattttgtgttaatttttgtatttatttttgaatggCTTCAGGTTGAAATATATGAAGATAAAGACAATGCTAGGAAAGACGAAATCGCTGCTCTTGGAGGTCAAACGGCTACTGGAGTTAATGTCTTTAGTGCTTTTTATGATAGATTGAAGGAGGTAactttttagtttgtttttaaCCTTGAGCCGAAAATGCTAAGCTGGAAATTTATACAAATCCTGCTTTTTCTTAGAAGCATGAATAAATCCcagctatttttattttcacaattactGTTTTAGCGAAGGAGgataaatttaatccaaaatcgATGTTCAGTGAAGTAATTGTTACTTAATTGCAGATTCGTGAGTACCATAGAAAACACCCAGCTGCTCGTGTTGTCGATGCTAATGAAGAGTATGAGGATTTACTTAAGGAAGAACCAGTCATTGAGTTCAGTGGCGAGGTCTCTCTGTCCCACACTCACATACAATTAAGCACCTTTTGTTGTAGTAATTTCCTATTTTATGTTATGATTTCCTTTCTGCTGTCTGGTCTTACTTGTTAGCAAAATACATTTCAGGAAGCCTTTGGTCGGTACCTGGACCTGCACGAATTGTTCAATCAGTACATTAATTCTAAATTTGGAGCCAAAATTGAATACTCGGCTTACCTCGATGTCTTTTCACAGCCACACAATATCCCTTGGAAATTGAAGTCAACAAGGTAAAATTTCCTCAATCCTGCTTTTATTCTTGCTTTTCATAAGGTGATTTGCCACAGTTCAATTGCTTTCTGTTTTTCTACCTATTTGGCATGCTTCTTATACTGGATTTGCAAATATTGTTATTTGTAGGCAATACAGGGAGTACATGGAGAATCTTCTGGAGTATCTTATTTACTTCTTTCAGAGGACTGAACCACTGCAAGATCTTGACAGAATCTTTTCTAAGGTTTCACattatttacttaaaagttAATTGAATATCTTATCCAAAAAGAGGTTCTTAACCTTGAGGATGCAAAGATGCTAAACTTTAGCCTTTTTTGTAACATGGGGTTATagattttttaggaaaaaaactTGACATGAGTGACAAGTCTGACTTGCGCTATATAAATATAAGAtggaacttttttttttttttgaaatactaTGGTTCTGATAAATTGAAATACTTCTATGGTGGTTTGTGATAGCTCGAGGCTGAGTTTGAGGAGCAGTGGGCTAATGGCCAGGTACAAGGATGGGAGAAGCAGGGtcaagaaaatgaagatgatCCTGCCCAGCTTACCATGATTGATCTTGATTATTACAGCACAGTTGAAGAGCTGATGGAAGTTGGTCCAGAAAAGTTAAAGGAGGTAATTTCGGTCCTCTTTGATTATGTCATCATTGCAAGCCAGTTTGTTGTAGTGACTCCAATCTCTTCAGTGCTGAGAAATGTGTGTTTTCCATTCTTTCTAGGCAAATGCATGATCAAGTTGTATTAAATAgtgaaaaatgaagaaacatGTTGCTATTGTATTATCTGATCTTGTTATTGTAAACATCTTATCTTGCTGATTACTTTCAGTTTGAGTAGTTATTTTGAGAGTGAAAAAGATTATGTGGAGAAGGCTATAACTTCTCCTGCTGTTATATATTGTGTTCGTATGTGCTATCTTTGGAAACATAAATTTGGAATTCATTTGTTATCTGAACTGTGG
The window above is part of the Gossypium raimondii isolate GPD5lz chromosome 9, ASM2569854v1, whole genome shotgun sequence genome. Proteins encoded here:
- the LOC105800151 gene encoding splicing factor SF3a60 homolog, with the translated sequence MSSTLLEVTRAAHEDVERLERLIVKDLQNDPPTTKDGLYQSHRVRNNIDTIISTTEKLVEIYEDKDNARKDEIAALGGQTATGVNVFSAFYDRLKEIREYHRKHPAARVVDANEEYEDLLKEEPVIEFSGEEAFGRYLDLHELFNQYINSKFGAKIEYSAYLDVFSQPHNIPWKLKSTRQYREYMENLLEYLIYFFQRTEPLQDLDRIFSKLEAEFEEQWANGQVQGWEKQGQENEDDPAQLTMIDLDYYSTVEELMEVGPEKLKEALAALGLKTGGTVQQRAERLLLTKHTPLEKLDKKHFAKGSHGPRQNGSTAVSQDINSLKQIALVEAKMKKLCDLLSKTIEQTKENVVKKQALTYEEMEQEREEEETQVDTESDDEDQQIYNPLKLPMGWDGKPIPYWLYKLHGLGQEFKCEICGNYSYWGRRAFERHFKEWRHQHGMRCLGIPNTKNFNEITNIQEAQELWEKIRERQGVNKWRPDLEEEYEDKEGNIYNKKTYTDLQRQGLI